The following nucleotide sequence is from Anaerobiospirillum thomasii.
TGAGACTATTGAGGAGATCATGCCTAAGGTTGATATTCTCTATATGACACGTGTACAAAAAGAGCGTTTTGATGAAACTGAATATCAGCACCTGCGCTCTAAGTATATTCTGCAGGCCAGCATGCTCTCAGAGGCCAAGCGCAACATGAAGATTCTGCATCCGCTACCACGTATTGATGAGATTACTCTTGATGTTGATGCTTCACATCATGCCTACTACTTTGAGCAAGCCAAAAACGGCGTCTTTGCCCGTCAGGCAATTTTATCTTTAGTATTAAATAAGGAGATCTAATATGTCAGAGTGCAATAACAATACAAATGAGATCTCAAAAGATAAGCTTTTAGTTGAGGCCATTGCAAACGGTACAGTTATTGATCATATAGCCCCAGGTCAGGCTATGAATATTCTGCGCCTGTTCAACTTCCTTGGCCGTCACAATCATATTACTGTAGGCTTTAACCTGCGCTCAGGTGAGCTTGGCTCAAAGGACATCATCAAGATTGAAGATGTTAAGTTCTCACCATCAGAGACACAGCAGCTGGCCCTTTTAGCTCCTAATGCCACTGTAAATCAGATTGACAACTACAAGGTTGTGGATAAATATGATCTGCATCTGCCACAGGAAACTGTAGGAGCCTTTGACTGCCCTAACAGCAACTGCATAACCCATGTGGAAAAAGGCGCAACACCTAGATTTAAAGTATCTAAAGAAGGTGAGCAGGTCATGATGCGCTGTCACTACTGTGAAAGAGTTTTTGAAAGAGAGGTTGTGCTTGATCACAACGGTCTGTCATCATAGACAGAGATTTTATAACAGGGGGCAGATATACTGCCCCCTTGTTATTTGACCGCACTCTATAGTCTTTCTAAAAGACACACAGTCTCCACATGCATACTGTGCTCAAACATATCCACGCCAATAATTTTATGTACCTTAAATCCGGATTTAATAAAATGCGGCAGATCGCGCTCACAGGCCTTTAGTGAGCAGAAGATCAGGGCCAAATGCAAAGGCTGTTTTAAAGCGCATATAGCCTTGCAGCTCTGCTCTTTAAGTCCCACGCGTGAGGGATCTGCAATAATGGCCCCTACATCATCGCCTACATTGTGCAAAAGATAATCTGCCATATCGGCACAGACAAAACTTACATTTTCAATATGGTTTAAAACTGCATTTTCTTTCGCTGCATCAATTGAGCTTTGCACTATCTCAACACCGCAGACCTCTTTAAAATGACGGGCTAAAGGCAGGGTCATAGTACCTACACCACAGCACAGATCCAAAGCCTTATCTTTGTTTTTAGCACAGCTTACAAAATCAATAACCTCTTTGTACATTTTATCCATGGCTCTGTCATTAACCTGCATAAAGGTGTTGACGCCTATATTGAAGGTAAAATCAAGAATAGAGGCCCTGATATGCTTCTTGCTGCCCAGATAACGTATTTCACCGCGATTTAGACTGTTGTCACGCTGCGGGCGCACTGACAGAGCAACAACATCAAGATGATATTTCTGTTGCATGGCATAAAGAATGTTATCAAGCTCTGCGCTTTCATCCTTTGTAACATAGAGCATGACAAGACGCTGCTCTCCACTCTCTCGCAGCAGTATCTCTCTTACTGTACCAGTGTGCTCTGTCTCATCATAAATCTCAATCTTGTGCTGACAAAAGGCCTGACACAAATCAGAACATATGGCAGAAAACCATAAAGGCTCAACACTGCAGATATCTACAGCTAAAACCTTATGAGAATAGGGCTCATAAAAACCGCATATAATCTGCCCCTGCTGCAGTGCAAATTTTCTTATGCTCTTGTTGCGATATGGATCTTTTGTATCAGCCCTGTCTGCACCAAGCAGAGTATCTGCAATCTTGTCATCTAGCTTTAAGTCACTAAGGGCATCTTTAATGGCGCGTATTTTAAGTTCATGCTGCGCCTTAGTATTTAAATGCTGTATATGACAGCTGCCGCACTCAAAAAAATGCCTGCAGAACACCTGAGCCCTGTCAGGTGATGGACTTATAATCTTTACAGCCACACCCTCGCGGCGTTTTGATCCTTTGACAAAATAATCTTTAATCTGTGTTAATACTGTCTCACCTACAAGAGCATTTTTAATATAGACTTCATCCTCACCATCATAGGCAATACCAACGCCAAGATCCGAGAGTTTTTCAATTTTAAGCTCTTTCATAACTATCCTCTGCACCAAACGGCGCTATTGTAGCCTTTTTTCTATACAGCTGCTCTAAAAGTTATACGCGTGTATCTACATTATTTTGCATTTTTTCAAAATATCCTATACTTAGCATACAATAATCATTAAAATCTTATTGATAAAAGTTAATATTTTGGAGTCAACATGATTAAAGTAGTTAATCTTTCGCTGCTTGCCATATCAGTTGTAACAGCTTTTACTCTGACTGCATGCACCAACCCTACATCAACTGCAGGTACTAGTGCATACTTTACAGAAGGCGTAGTTAAAGATATAGAAGTTATCAGTATAGATCAGAAAAAATATGACAATACCAAGAATGTAGGTATAGGCGCTGCAGGTGGTGCTGTACTAGGTCAGATCATAGGGGGCAATACCAAGGGTACATTAATAGGTGCAGGTATTGGTGCCATTATAGGCGGCGGTGCCTCCATGATAGGCAACAGTGCCGACGGAATGCGTCTTACTGTTGATACAGCCAATGGACTGCAGCTTGTAGATACGCTGTACTCCTGCCTTATCAGAAAAAATACAAAAATCCGTATGGTAAATCATAAAAACGGTATACAGATACAGGTTCTGACCACATCAGGCTATAAGACAGCAACTGCCGATCCTGTCTCAAAGTGCAAAAGATAATCTGATATAGTCTGTACAAAAGCAGTTTTTAGCTGCTTTTTATTTTGCAAACAACAATATATACAGATACAGCTATGCTCTTTTAAAAATCATAATCAAGGGATTGTGGTTGAGAAGTGGTGGCCCATTCCCGGCTCGAACGGGAGACCCAACGATTATGAGTCGTTTGCTCTAACCAACTGAGCTCCCGAGTTTGACAGTTTGTAACCTAAATTCTGCATGCCCTATAGTATACAAGATCTTAGAGAACGCATGGTTTAAACCAGCTCTATAGCCGACAGATCAACACCTAATGCACCTAGGATGATTTTTTGGGTTTTTGTCAGAGCCTTGGTCAGAAAAATATCCGATTTCGAGCGTTTAATACTTATATCATCAAGCTCTCTTAGTAGTTTCTCATAGGTCATTTTAATAAAGCGTTTTGGCTCTTCGACCTTTAGCTTATTTATAACTTCCTGTATAAAGCTGTGTACAACTAGAGCCATAAAAATCACAAACATTTTACCTCTTGCAGTATTAGAGTTATGAATTTTTAATCTATCGCAGTCTAAAGTGTTCTTGGCAGTATCAAAGATCTTTTCCTGCACATCTTTGTGCCTGTAGGCAGACAGTACATCAGCGCCACTAAGATCAGAGTTAGTAGTAAACAGTGCAAAAAAGCCAAGCAGCTTCTGAGCTTTTATTATTTTATCTTCATCCTCTTTAAATACGTATCCACAAGGGTTACTGTCATCTTTTATGCAATTGTGAAACTTGCACAGAGACTTAGCTTTTCTTTGTGTTATTGGCATACCATCATCATTAACTTCCTTGATTTTTTCAATCTCAGCGGCAACTTCTTGACTGAGTATTTTATTATCGTCATAACACTTATTCATATCATGGTAAATATGCAGGACCCCTTTTACATCTTCTATTGTATGCTCTATGTGATGGCCGTAAATTCCTGGATATTCAGACAATTCATATTTTGGCAACCTATATGCCTGAGAGTTAGACAGAGCCTCAATAACCTCAAGGGCTTGCTTATACCTGCTAAGAGAAACACCAACAATGAGTTTTAGCCCAGCATTGTCAAGAAAAGTAATACCTTTCTGGCTAAAGAAACCTCTGTCAAAGGTGCAGACATTGCGCGTGCTGATACCAAGACGCTTGGCATCATTGATTACGTATGGTAGTTGCGTAGAATCATTCAGAGAGCCATTGTACATTGAATAATACAGTGGCTTTTTACTTTTTATACTTGAGAACATGCCAAGATTAACCTGTGGCAAATCCTCTTTATCTCTGTTATAACCAAACTCAGCATGCTGTATCTCTTGTGCATATGAGGAAAATGAAGTTACGTCGTAACATATTGCCTCATTCAGATCCATATGTTTTTTCAGCCATAATTCGAAAAATGAATCTATATCTTCCTGTTCACAAAGAGAAAACAGCCTTGATATTGTTGAATCACTAACAGAGCCAATCTCAGGCTCATCAAAGACAAATGTCTTTGAAAAGTCATCAATATTACTCATGGTTGAATCACCAGAGGCTATAAGACACGCTGTTGCAGTTAAATAGTCAGACTCTTTTTTATCAAAGATCTTTTTTATACAGTCACTCAAACCTGTATTTTCAAAAATCTTTTTTAATATCAGAGAGCTGCCTTTAACAACATCACCATTAACCACAGGTACACCATGAGATATAGATGTAATCTTTGAACCTCTTTTTTGCTTTTTAGCTTTACGCTCTTCCTTTTTATCTAATACCACCTGAGGGATGGCCGCACCGGTAATAGCAAAATATTTGTCATTAGGGTGAAACAGTGTTGGATCAGTCTCACTGACTCGACCAACGATAACAGACTTATTGCGGGACTGTCCTTTTTCATTTCTAAAAAAGGAAGTGTACATATACAGATATTTAATAGGCCTGCCACCACGTATTTCAGACTGTGTATAGCACCTGCTTTGAGGAACAGCATATGTTATTTCGTAATAAATCATGAAAAGCTCCCTAAAATCACTACTATACAAATAACTTAAACTGGTAATATATAGTATACAGAAAAACAATAAAAAAGCAATGAGTTTTACTAAAAAAATCATTGCTAACAGTAAATTATTTAAAAAATGATCAGTAAATATAAATGGCTGGGCAAACTACTATATATTGCATGAAAAATTTAGGTTGTAATCACGACAATTAATACAATTGGCTTTCCATCGAGGATTGCCAATTTTTTTGACTTAAAACTTATTGAATTCTGTTATTGCAAACTATTGCGAATTATTTAGATACAAGATATAATGGTGCTATAGTTAAGCTTATTGGGGGTCTTGCTATGTCTACTATTGTCGCCGTTAAAAAAACTAAAGGCGTCCAATATGTCTCCATTGTTGAGGTTACATCTATAAAGGTTAATGGTGTCAAAAAGCAAAAACAGAAGACTATTAAATCTCTTGGACCTTTAGATAAGCTTCTTGAGAAAGATCCTGATGCCTTAACCAAATTACGCAAGGAATATCAAACCCCTACTTTAAAATATTGTTGAATATTGCGAAGAAGATCTGACGATCTTGTGTTAGAAGATCCGTGGAGTGGTAATTTTTAATATGACCTTCTGGGGTATTTTTAGCTCACAAAAAGACAAAATCTCATCCCTTTTGGCTTACTTTTTTATTATTTCATCATCATTTTTAATTTGTCAATACCTTATTTTTGTAGAAATTCCCGTTACTTTGAACCCATGAGGCTTAAATCTAGCTAGTGTAGCAAAACAAATTTCAATAACAACATATTGATACATAAGGAAATATTGTCCATAAAGATCTGGCTGTGCTACGCTAGAAGATCTTGAAATATTTTTTTAGAAGATCTTTAAAAGCACCATAACTTGTATTGTTTTTGAGAGATATCTAACATATTGGCGTCATATGTCACATAATATGTAAATTAAAGGAACACGCTCCTTTTGTCTAAAAAGAACATGCTCCTTTAATTAAAAGAACATGCTCCTTTAATTAAAAGAACATGTTCTTTTAACTTGTACCTTTAAATGTTCCTTTAATTGTAATTTTTTGATTATAATCAAGTGGATACTCAACAAAAAAGGCCAGCTTTTAAGCCAGCCCTTGTCTACTTTACCCAGTTTTATTTACCAAGCCTGGCTATAGCCTCCAGTATAGCCTGCTGCTTGTCATCGCTTTGCTGCTCCAGCCGCTTGGTTAAATGTGCGTTGGTCTTGGTTTGCTCCGCTAAAAGAGACTCAAGCTCTTTTATCCTTTCATCCTTTTTAGCAATTTGAGCATCTTGCTCTTTTAGCTTCTCCTGAGCTAGATGCAGCTCCTTTTGTGCCTCTGACATAAGCTCACCTATTTCCTTATGCTTTGCATCATACTCATTTTGCAGTCGGGTTCTGTCGGCATTGATCTTATCTCTAAAAGACTCAAACAGGTTTAATGCCACCCTTTGCATGTCCTGCTGGAAGCTTTCTGGCATAGTTTCATTAAAACTGGCCTCCATAATGGTTTTATTGTACTGACGCATAAATGCTGATATGGTTTTATTAGCGCCTCCGACAAGCTCTTTAATAGCACGTATAGTCAGTTTTTTACCTTGCTTATTAAGGGTAGATACAGCCTCATCAAATTTCTCTTTGGTCAGATCGTCACGAAAAGCTTTTTTATCTGATTTAGATGTTGTCATAATAATTATTCTCCAGGTTTTAAAAGAGCATGCTCTTTTGATTTAATCTTCATCAACAGAAGTACGGCGGGAAGTGCCTGGTACAATAAGTGTGTAATTATTGTTAGAGCATCGCTCAACAATAG
It contains:
- a CDS encoding IS1634 family transposase; this translates as MIYYEITYAVPQSRCYTQSEIRGGRPIKYLYMYTSFFRNEKGQSRNKSVIVGRVSETDPTLFHPNDKYFAITGAAIPQVVLDKKEERKAKKQKRGSKITSISHGVPVVNGDVVKGSSLILKKIFENTGLSDCIKKIFDKKESDYLTATACLIASGDSTMSNIDDFSKTFVFDEPEIGSVSDSTISRLFSLCEQEDIDSFFELWLKKHMDLNEAICYDVTSFSSYAQEIQHAEFGYNRDKEDLPQVNLGMFSSIKSKKPLYYSMYNGSLNDSTQLPYVINDAKRLGISTRNVCTFDRGFFSQKGITFLDNAGLKLIVGVSLSRYKQALEVIEALSNSQAYRLPKYELSEYPGIYGHHIEHTIEDVKGVLHIYHDMNKCYDDNKILSQEVAAEIEKIKEVNDDGMPITQRKAKSLCKFHNCIKDDSNPCGYVFKEDEDKIIKAQKLLGFFALFTTNSDLSGADVLSAYRHKDVQEKIFDTAKNTLDCDRLKIHNSNTARGKMFVIFMALVVHSFIQEVINKLKVEEPKRFIKMTYEKLLRELDDISIKRSKSDIFLTKALTKTQKIILGALGVDLSAIELV
- a CDS encoding DNA-binding protein; translation: MTTSKSDKKAFRDDLTKEKFDEAVSTLNKQGKKLTIRAIKELVGGANKTISAFMRQYNKTIMEASFNETMPESFQQDMQRVALNLFESFRDKINADRTRLQNEYDAKHKEIGELMSEAQKELHLAQEKLKEQDAQIAKKDERIKELESLLAEQTKTNAHLTKRLEQQSDDKQQAILEAIARLGK
- a CDS encoding YMGG-like glycine zipper-containing protein, giving the protein MIKVVNLSLLAISVVTAFTLTACTNPTSTAGTSAYFTEGVVKDIEVISIDQKKYDNTKNVGIGAAGGAVLGQIIGGNTKGTLIGAGIGAIIGGGASMIGNSADGMRLTVDTANGLQLVDTLYSCLIRKNTKIRMVNHKNGIQIQVLTTSGYKTATADPVSKCKR
- the pyrI gene encoding aspartate carbamoyltransferase regulatory subunit encodes the protein MSECNNNTNEISKDKLLVEAIANGTVIDHIAPGQAMNILRLFNFLGRHNHITVGFNLRSGELGSKDIIKIEDVKFSPSETQQLALLAPNATVNQIDNYKVVDKYDLHLPQETVGAFDCPNSNCITHVEKGATPRFKVSKEGEQVMMRCHYCERVFEREVVLDHNGLSS
- the rlmD gene encoding 23S rRNA (uracil(1939)-C(5))-methyltransferase RlmD; translation: MKELKIEKLSDLGVGIAYDGEDEVYIKNALVGETVLTQIKDYFVKGSKRREGVAVKIISPSPDRAQVFCRHFFECGSCHIQHLNTKAQHELKIRAIKDALSDLKLDDKIADTLLGADRADTKDPYRNKSIRKFALQQGQIICGFYEPYSHKVLAVDICSVEPLWFSAICSDLCQAFCQHKIEIYDETEHTGTVREILLRESGEQRLVMLYVTKDESAELDNILYAMQQKYHLDVVALSVRPQRDNSLNRGEIRYLGSKKHIRASILDFTFNIGVNTFMQVNDRAMDKMYKEVIDFVSCAKNKDKALDLCCGVGTMTLPLARHFKEVCGVEIVQSSIDAAKENAVLNHIENVSFVCADMADYLLHNVGDDVGAIIADPSRVGLKEQSCKAICALKQPLHLALIFCSLKACERDLPHFIKSGFKVHKIIGVDMFEHSMHVETVCLLERL